TATCTTCCACGACTGGCCCTTTCAGAGTGATTTCGTCGGAGGGAAGCAAATGTCGGGCTTCATGATCGCGATCATCTCGGCCATCCACGTGTTCGCGTGCGTCGCGCTCATCGTGTCGATCCTGCTCCAGTCGGGGAAGGGCGGCGGACTCGCGGGCGCGTTTGGCGCGGGCTCGAGCCAGACGCTCTTCGGAGGGAGGGGGGCGGCGACGTTCTTGACGCGCGCATCGACGGTGATGGCGGTCGTGTTCTTCCTCACCTCGCTCACGCTGGGCCTCACGTCCGCGCGCCAGTCCTCGCCGGTCGCGCGAAGCCTGATGCAGGAGGACGCGAGGCGCCGGGCGGCCGCGCAGCAGCAAGGGGCGGGCGATCAGGGCGCGCCTGGGACCACGGCGCCCGGATCGACGGCGCCAGGCGCTGCTCCCGGAACCGCACCCGAGGCTCCCGGAACCGTGATGCCGGCCCCCGGGTCAGGTGCGCCGACTCCGGGAACGATGCCCTCGCAGTCGCCTCCGACGCCCGCGCCGCAGGGCGGCGCGACGCCTCAGAAGTCCGGCACGAAGTAGCCCTTTTCCGACTTGCCCGGGTGGTGGAACTTGGTAGACACGTACGTTTGAG
The sequence above is drawn from the Candidatus Eisenbacteria bacterium genome and encodes:
- the secG gene encoding preprotein translocase subunit SecG, with translation MSGFMIAIISAIHVFACVALIVSILLQSGKGGGLAGAFGAGSSQTLFGGRGAATFLTRASTVMAVVFFLTSLTLGLTSARQSSPVARSLMQEDARRRAAAQQQGAGDQGAPGTTAPGSTAPGAAPGTAPEAPGTVMPAPGSGAPTPGTMPSQSPPTPAPQGGATPQKSGTK